One Methylocaldum marinum DNA window includes the following coding sequences:
- a CDS encoding DUF3526 domain-containing protein gives MWIVQWKHELKLMAADRLVFGLAAVLAGLIAYGLYNGVSWARFQERAIASARAEESEAIVASKRQAERVRKGEEQVSYWNSPVDVRGFTWAHLVRYAVKPPAPLAPLAVGQSDLYPYLVKLNINAKAGFADTHETVNPRKLLLGPFDSAFVIVYLLPLFILALSHDLLASEKEAGILGLLAAQPVSLRRLLSFKIGFRLAFLLVLTAGLLLVSVAVAGIDPRQPGVGWRLVGWFGIVFAYCGFWFALAMLVVSLGWRSATNAVVLAASWLTAVILLPAGVNVFLAAAYPMPNRMGYIEHLRDATDDIRKAKDEIAEGFFADHPELRPGAESTEDESKWVLGQLELDRRMQAAVAEFTDALQHQQDLAERLKFFSPALLTQSAFLELTGTGLARHRQFLAQIDAYHAELRDFFNPKLIRGDFAFDAFDEIPRFEYREESAGDLAGRVGTDLLGLAVPALLMGWLASIAVRRYRVVGP, from the coding sequence ATGTGGATCGTCCAGTGGAAGCATGAACTGAAACTTATGGCGGCGGACCGGCTGGTTTTCGGACTGGCGGCGGTGCTGGCCGGGCTGATCGCCTACGGGCTTTACAACGGCGTGTCCTGGGCACGTTTCCAGGAACGGGCCATCGCCTCCGCCCGCGCCGAGGAAAGCGAAGCCATCGTGGCGTCGAAACGCCAGGCCGAGCGCGTCCGCAAGGGCGAGGAGCAGGTTTCTTACTGGAACAGCCCGGTCGACGTACGCGGCTTCACCTGGGCGCACCTGGTACGCTACGCGGTCAAACCGCCGGCTCCCCTGGCACCGCTCGCGGTGGGACAGAGCGATCTCTACCCGTATTTGGTGAAGCTGAACATCAACGCCAAGGCCGGTTTCGCCGACACCCATGAAACCGTGAATCCGCGCAAGCTGCTGCTGGGGCCGTTCGACTCCGCCTTCGTGATCGTCTATCTGCTGCCCCTGTTCATTCTGGCGCTCAGCCACGACCTGCTGGCCTCCGAGAAGGAAGCCGGCATTCTCGGCCTGCTCGCGGCCCAGCCGGTTTCCCTGCGGCGTCTCCTGTCCTTCAAGATCGGCTTTCGTCTGGCGTTTCTTCTGGTCCTGACGGCGGGTCTGCTGCTCGTCTCCGTGGCGGTGGCGGGCATCGACCCGCGCCAGCCCGGAGTCGGCTGGCGCCTCGTCGGCTGGTTCGGGATCGTGTTCGCCTATTGCGGATTCTGGTTCGCGCTGGCGATGCTCGTCGTCAGCCTCGGCTGGCGCTCCGCCACCAATGCCGTGGTCCTCGCCGCCTCGTGGCTGACGGCGGTGATTCTCCTGCCGGCCGGCGTGAACGTGTTCCTCGCCGCGGCATACCCGATGCCGAATCGAATGGGCTATATCGAGCATCTGCGGGATGCGACCGACGACATCCGCAAAGCCAAGGACGAGATCGCCGAGGGCTTTTTCGCAGACCACCCGGAGCTGCGGCCGGGCGCGGAAAGCACGGAAGACGAATCGAAATGGGTTCTGGGCCAGCTCGAACTGGATCGGCGCATGCAGGCGGCGGTCGCCGAATTCACCGATGCGCTGCAGCACCAGCAGGATCTCGCCGAGCGCCTCAAGTTTTTCTCGCCGGCTCTGCTGACGCAGAGTGCATTTCTGGAGCTGACCGGTACCGGCCTGGCCCGGCACCGCCAATTTCTCGCCCAGATCGATGCCTACCACGCCGAACTGCGGGATTTCTTCAATCCCAAGCTGATCCGCGGGGATTTCGCTTTCGATGCGTTCGACGAGATTCCCCGCTTCGAATACCGGGAGGAGTCCGCCGGCGATCTCGCGGGACGGGTCGGGACGGATCTGCTCGGACTGGCCGTTCCCGCGCTGCTCATGGGATGGCTGGCGTCGATCGCGGTCCGGCGCTACCGGGTCGTCGGACCGTAA
- a CDS encoding ABC transporter ATP-binding protein, whose translation MIKATQLSKRYDGITALHALDLHVGRGEIFCLLGPNGAGKTTTINLFLGFLAPDGGTAEINGLEVSRHLLETKRYLAYIPEQVNLYRNLSGLENLAYFSALAGHAYSRRELLDFLIEAGLTEAVAMRPAHTYSKGMRQKVGIAAALAKDARALLLDEPTSGLDPAASHEFSQSLRKLAERGVAVLMTTHDLYRAQDVASRVGIMKQGRLLTVQAPGELSHADLESLYLEHVQ comes from the coding sequence ATGATCAAAGCCACTCAACTGAGCAAGCGCTACGACGGCATCACGGCACTGCATGCCCTGGACCTGCACGTAGGCCGCGGAGAAATTTTCTGTCTTCTCGGCCCCAACGGCGCCGGCAAGACCACCACCATCAACCTGTTTCTCGGATTCCTTGCTCCGGACGGCGGAACAGCCGAAATCAACGGACTCGAAGTGAGCCGTCATCTTCTCGAGACCAAGCGGTATCTGGCCTATATTCCGGAACAGGTGAATCTTTACCGAAATCTGTCCGGCCTCGAGAACCTGGCTTATTTCAGCGCCCTCGCCGGACACGCCTACTCTCGCCGCGAACTCCTGGATTTTCTGATCGAGGCCGGATTGACCGAGGCCGTTGCAATGCGGCCGGCCCACACTTATTCCAAGGGCATGCGCCAGAAGGTCGGGATCGCCGCAGCACTGGCCAAGGACGCGCGGGCGCTGCTTCTGGACGAACCCACCTCGGGCCTCGATCCCGCCGCCTCGCACGAATTTTCGCAATCGCTGCGCAAACTGGCCGAGCGCGGCGTTGCCGTTCTCATGACCACGCACGATCTCTACCGCGCCCAGGACGTGGCGTCGCGGGTGGGCATCATGAAACAGGGCCGGCTGCTGACGGTCCAGGCTCCCGGCGAACTCAGCCACGCCGATCTCGAAAGCCTTTACCTGGAGCACGTGCAATGA
- a CDS encoding ABC transporter permease, translating into MNTAFRATLVKEFKEVRRDGRLLACILIVFALVAAAGAAGWQHGRDLERQRLAATQAERARWLGQGENNPHNAAHYGVYVFRPLSALATLDPGIVDFVGQSVWLEAHRQNESVYRPAQDTTAVQRFAPLTAAMALQLFGPLLIILLGFNAVAGEREQGTLRQVLSQGADLRGWVLGKAALLLAAALVVLTPAGIVSAFAGDDGLPFLWSRALPYAAVYFLYLAIFAGLTLAVSARTESARTSLAILLSLWAFSCILAPRAVASIAESLYPLPAANEWRAALRADLKAGHLSEQTIKADLMRRHGVDQVEDLPVNWRGILIQRNEEGSNEVFDRHFGRIFDQIRRQDEVYQWGALISPLLALQTLSMALAGTDFEHHRDFVRAAEDHRRRIQWILNEDLSRHLEKDWGEYQAGPELWGRIPEFRYEPSPFRDLAGRYRTAAFLLLAWSVGCAVWGARIVRRLAPSITDFVWKKEESDVDRPVEA; encoded by the coding sequence ATGAACACCGCGTTCCGTGCGACCCTGGTGAAAGAATTCAAGGAAGTCCGACGCGACGGGCGTCTCCTGGCTTGCATACTGATCGTGTTCGCCCTGGTCGCCGCCGCCGGCGCGGCCGGCTGGCAGCACGGCCGGGACCTGGAGCGGCAGCGGCTCGCGGCGACGCAAGCGGAACGCGCGCGCTGGCTGGGCCAGGGCGAAAACAACCCGCACAACGCGGCCCATTACGGCGTCTATGTATTCCGCCCGCTGAGCGCGCTGGCGACACTGGACCCCGGCATCGTCGATTTCGTCGGACAGAGCGTGTGGCTGGAAGCCCACCGCCAGAACGAATCGGTCTACCGCCCGGCCCAGGACACCACCGCCGTGCAGCGTTTCGCGCCGCTGACGGCGGCCATGGCCTTGCAGCTTTTCGGGCCGCTGCTGATCATCCTGCTCGGTTTCAACGCTGTCGCCGGCGAACGCGAGCAAGGAACGCTGCGCCAGGTATTGAGTCAGGGTGCCGACTTGCGCGGCTGGGTTCTGGGCAAGGCCGCTCTGTTGCTGGCCGCGGCGCTGGTCGTTCTGACGCCCGCCGGAATCGTGTCGGCCTTCGCCGGAGACGACGGCCTGCCCTTCCTTTGGAGCCGTGCGCTGCCGTACGCGGCGGTCTACTTCCTGTATCTCGCCATATTCGCCGGCCTCACCCTGGCGGTGTCGGCCCGAACCGAATCGGCCCGCACGTCCCTCGCCATCCTCCTGAGCCTGTGGGCCTTCTCGTGCATTTTGGCGCCCCGCGCCGTGGCGAGTATCGCCGAATCACTTTACCCGCTGCCCGCCGCGAACGAATGGAGGGCGGCGCTCAGGGCGGATCTGAAAGCCGGACATCTGAGCGAACAAACGATCAAGGCCGACTTGATGCGGCGCCACGGGGTCGACCAGGTCGAGGATTTGCCGGTGAACTGGCGCGGAATCCTGATCCAGCGGAACGAAGAAGGGAGCAACGAGGTGTTCGACCGCCATTTCGGCCGGATCTTCGATCAGATTCGGCGGCAGGACGAAGTGTATCAATGGGGCGCCCTGATTTCTCCCCTGCTCGCCCTGCAAACCCTGTCCATGGCGCTGGCCGGTACCGACTTCGAGCACCACCGCGATTTCGTGCGCGCCGCCGAAGACCACCGACGCCGCATACAGTGGATCCTCAATGAAGATTTGAGCCGGCATCTCGAAAAGGACTGGGGCGAATACCAGGCCGGCCCGGAGCTCTGGGGGCGGATACCCGAGTTCCGCTACGAACCGTCTCCATTCCGCGATCTGGCCGGCCGCTATCGGACCGCCGCGTTCTTGCTGCTGGCTTGGTCGGTCGGCTGCGCCGTCTGGGGAGCCCGCATCGTCCGCCGGCTTGCGCCTTCGATAACCGATTTCGTATGGAAAAAGGAAGAGTCCGATGTGGATCGTCCAGTGGAAGCATGA